Proteins found in one Xenopus laevis strain J_2021 chromosome 1L, Xenopus_laevis_v10.1, whole genome shotgun sequence genomic segment:
- the marveld2.L gene encoding MARVEL domain-containing protein 2, whose protein sequence is MSGGGSSSGPRSKDRNLNGRWAQYDEVPADSRHRESNLETLDDCELALSSDPLPPPPLPLHPPFGPEFYPSDSEEPVTALELRPVRRFIPDSWKKIFKGKKENQWEKPLSDINYISGGAPCSPPRSPSLLASEYHGKNSVGDSKTVASSYRDPYGGSGGSYNSRREEEAMLPHDPYGSLGRQTQTVKTYSERVEEYNMRYAYMKSWAGLLRILCIVELLLGAAVFACITAYIHKDNEWYNMFGYTQPYGYTASMQGGYYYNGPKTPFVLVVAGLAWIVTIILLVLGMSMYYRTILLDSTWWPLTEFGINVSLFILYMAAAIVYVNDTNRGGLCYYQLFNTPMNASFCRVEGGQTAAIIFLFVSMLMYFISAMVSLKLWRHESARKRREFLGQEIMPNQIPPPIVMRDVALGNGHINDVPDQQRGIRKAEMKPELLSGYIPAGHIPKPIVMPDYVAKYQAIKSEDERDRYKAVFNDQFAEYKELHAEVQAVMKKFSELDAVMQKLPRNPENQHEYERIANVFKEYQKKKNEPTFLEKKERCEYLKNKLSHIKQKIQEYDKVIDWNDGYN, encoded by the exons ATGTCTGGAGGAGGCTCATCTTCAGGGCCCAGATCAAAAGACCGAAACTTAAATGGGCGTTGGGCGCAGTATGATGAAGTACCAGCCGATTCTCGTCACCGAGAAAGCAACCTTGAAACACTGGATGACTGTGAACTTGCTCTAAGCTCTGATCCCTTGCCACCACCACCTCTCCCACTACACCCTCCGTTTGGGCCTGAATTCTACCCAAGTGATAGCGAAGAGCCAGTCACAGCACTTGAACTCCGTCCTGTTAGAAGGTTCATCCCAGAttcctggaaaaaaatcttcaagGGTAAAAAAGAGAATCAATGGGAAAAACCATTGTCAGATATCAACTATATATCGGGAGGCGCTCCATGCTCACCTCCACGGTCACCATCTCTCCTTGCTTCAGAATATCATGGAAAAAACTCAGTAGGAGACTCAAAGACAGTTGCTAGTTCCTACAGAGACCCATATGGTGGATCAGGAGGTAGCTACAATTCCAGGAGAGAAGAAGAAGCTATGTTGCCTCATGACCCCTATGGCTCTTTGGGACGCCAAACACAGACTGTAAAGACATACAGCGAGAGAGTTGAAGAATACAATATGAGATACGCCTACATGAAGTCATGGGCAGGCTTACTAAGAATCCTATGCATTGTAGAGCTCCTCCTTGGAGCAGCTGTATTTGCTTGTATTACGGCTTATATTCACAAGGACAATGAATGGTACAATATGTTTGGCTACACTCAGCCATATGGATACACTGCAAGTATGCAGGGAGGTTACTATTATAATGGCCCCAAGACTCCATTTGTACTTGTTGTTGCTGGCTTAGCCTGGATAGTGACCATAATTCTCCTTGTGCTTGGTATGTCTATGTACTATCGAACCATTTTGCTGGATTCTACCTGGTGGCCTCTAACAGAATTTGGCATCAATGTATCTTTATTTATACTCTACATGGCGGCAGCAATTGTTTATGTCAATGACACTAACCGAGGGGGGCTTTGCTATTACCAGTTATTTAACACCCCAATGAATGCATCGTTCTGCAGAGTGGAAGGTGGGCAAACAGCAGCCATTATTTTCCTGTTTGTCAGCATGCTTATGTATTTCATTAGTGCAATGGTTTCCCTGAAGCTTTGGAGGCATGAGTCAGCCAGGAAGAGACGCGAGTTCTTAGGTCAGGAG ATTATGCCTAACCAGATTCCTCCTCCAATTGTCATG CGTGACGTGGCACTAGGAAACGGCCATATCAATGATGTCCCAGATCAGCAGAGAGGTATCCGAAAAGCAGAGATGAAGCCTGAGCTTCTCAGTGGATACATCCCAGCAGGACATATACCAAAGCCCATTGTAATGCCAGACTATGTTGC GAAATACCAGGCCATAAAGTCAGAAGATGAACGAGATCGATACAAAGCAGTGTTTAATGATCAGTTTGCGGAGTACAAAGAGCTTCATGCTGAGGTGCAGGCTGTTATGAAAAAGTTCAGCGAGCTGGATGCAGTAATGCAGAAACTCCCAAGGAACCCAGAAAATCAGCAT GAATATGAAAGGATAGCAAATGTTTTTAAGGAATaccaaaagaaaaagaat GAACCAacctttttagaaaagaaagaacGATGTGAATATCTGAAGAATAAACTTTCACACATTAAGCAAAAGATTCAGGAGTATGACAAGGTCATAGACTGGAATGATGGATATAATTAA